A region of Vigna radiata var. radiata cultivar VC1973A chromosome 10, Vradiata_ver6, whole genome shotgun sequence DNA encodes the following proteins:
- the LOC106775086 gene encoding DUF21 domain-containing protein At4g14230 has translation MNLRSALMVTLDQFGQPEGTPFLSVWWFVYAGISCFLVIFAGIMSGLTLGLMSLGLVDLEILQRSGSPSQKKQAAVILPVVQKQHQLLVTLLLCNAAAMEALPIYLDKLFNQFVAIILSVTFVLFFGEVIPQSICSRYGLAVGANFVWLVRILMIICYPVAYPIGKVLDRLLGHDEALFRRSQLKVLVSIHSKEAGKGGELTHDETMIISGALDLTEKTADEAMTPIESTFSLDVNSKLDWEAMGKILARGHSRVPVYSGNPKNIIGLLLVKSLLTVRPETETPVSAVSIRRIPRVPANMPLYDILNEFQKGSSHMAAVVRARGKEKIIPEITGAETYERNKGVTGDSQLTTPLLLKLDDEKTESVVVDIHTFSRPPSINKSTSLQPSDATTNGSFSDNMDDGEVIGIITLEDVFEELLQEEIVDETDEYVDVHKRIRVAAAAAAAASSVARAPSIRRLTSQKGAGSQSKTGLTLKKSAEDDGSNTRPQ, from the exons ATGAATTTGCGAAGTGCGTTAATGGTGACTTTGGACCAATTCGGACAACCTGAAGGCACACCCTTTTTATCCGTATGGTGGTTCGTCTATGCCGGAATCTCCTGCTTCCTTGTCATCTTCGCCGGAATCATGTCCGGTCTAACCCTAGGTCTCATGTCTCTCGGACTCGTTGACCTCGAGATTCTTCAGCGCAGCGGTTCTCCCTCCCAGAAAAAACAAGCAG CCGTTATACTTCCTGTGGTTCAAAAACAACACCAGCTTCTTGTGACTCTGCTTCTATGTAATGCTGCTGCCATGGAG GCCCTTCCAATATACCTAGATAAGCTGTTCAATCAGTTTGTTGCCATAATTCTCTCTGTGACTTTTGTTCTGTTTTTCGGGGAG GTTATTCCGCAATCAATTTGTAGTAGATATGGCCTTGCTGTTGGTGCTAACTTCGTATGGCTTGTCCGAATTTTAATGATAATCTGTTATCCGGTTGCTTATCCCATTGGAAAg GTTCTAGACAGGTTATTGGGGCATGATGAGGCTTTATTTAGGCGATCTCAGTTAAAAGTTCTTGTCTCAATCCACAGCAAGGAG GCTGGGAAAGGTGGAGAGCTTACGCATGATGAGACAATGATTATCAGTGGAGCACTAGATTTAACAGAAAAG ACTGCTGATGAGGCCATGACCCCTATCGAATCAACTTTTTCTTTGGATGTTAATTCAAAATTGGACTG GGAGGCAATGGGGAAAATTCTTGCTCGTGGGCATAGCAGAGTTCCTGTGTATTCTGGAAATCCAAAAAACATTATTGGGCTTCTACTT GTCAAAAGTCTTCTCACTGTAAGGCCTGAAACAGAGACACCTGTCAGTGCTGTTTCCATCAGGAGAATCCCACG aGTTCCTGCGAATATGCCTCTTTACGATATACTGAATGAGTTTCAGAAGGGCAGTAGTCACATGGCTGCTGTTGTTAGGGCTAGGgggaaagaaaagataattcCTGAAATAACTGGTGCAGAGACATATGAAAGAAATAAAGGGGTTACAGGGGATTCACAATTGACTACTCCATTACTTCTGAAGCTGGATGATGAGAAGACGGAAAGTGTCGTGGTTGACATTCATACATTTTCAAGACCTCCAAGCATTAATAAGTCAACTAGTTTGCAACCTAGTGATGCCACCACAAATGGTTCCTTTTCGGATAACATGGATGATGGTGAAGTGATTGGTATTATCACATTAGAAGATGTATTTGAAGAACTTTTGCAA GAGGAGATTGTGGATGAGACAGATGAATATGTTGATGTTCATAAGAG AATACGTGTGGCTGCCGCTGCCGCTGCAGCTGCTTCCTCTGTGGCCCGGGCCCCGTCAATCCGAAGACTGACTAGTCAAAAGGGAGCA gGAAGCCAAAGTAAGACAGGGCTAACTCTGAAGAAATCTGCAGAGGACGATGGATCGAATACAAGGCCACAGTGA